In Oncorhynchus gorbuscha isolate QuinsamMale2020 ecotype Even-year linkage group LG02, OgorEven_v1.0, whole genome shotgun sequence, a single genomic region encodes these proteins:
- the mmp15a gene encoding matrix metalloproteinase-15 has product MAIFWRRASLGLWKQIMAPLVLLLCNRLVTNADDDTFNAESWLRSFGYLSQASRQMSTMQSSQILSNAVSDMQRFYGLEVTGEMDDATVTAMRRPRCGVPDKSFGQTENGMRRKRYTLTDQKWDKNHLTYSIMNTTPKVGEERTREAIRKAFLVWEHVTPLSFEEIAFQDVTNSSQDALDIMLLFASGFHGDMSLFDGEGGSLAHAYYPGPGMGGDTHFDADEPWTLDNHNPSGIDLFLVAVHELGHALGLEHSDNPSAIMAPLYQYMDTKTFSLPDDDRSGIQKIYGPPDDAPTQDPPTTTSDDTAPHQDPTTTAPPDLNPTTPPYSSLQTDSPSPTYDPDTPDQPEPEPDPTDAPHLPPIPDPEPTIPWPDPVPVTPYIRRDEPRRPVQPDHTALDICDGDFDTVTMLRGEMFVFKGRWFWRVRRNHVLDNYPMPISVFWVGLPDDIDSGYERHDGKFVFFKGDRYWVFREADVVPGYPQPLVEYGQGIPSDRIDTAIWWEPTGYTYFFRGDRYWRFDEESRTGDRDYPKPVSRWGKVPSSPKGAFLSDDGAYTYFYKGSKYWRFDNQKMKGDPGYPRSILKDFMGCEGAPDVDPDTDDTVTGRKWPTVDQPKPQPPIGSDPDDVDRDTDTDYTNDVDYEPDAEDKEVDVVVRMAENEAKVMTLIMVTVPLVLVLCILLLVYAIINTLQKKEAPRLLVHCKRSLQEWV; this is encoded by the exons TCATGGTTGCGGAGTTTTGGCTACCTGTCCCAGGCCAGCAGACAGATGTCCACCATGCAGTCCTCTCAGATCCTGTCAAATGCTGTCAGCGACATGCAGCGCTTCTATGGCCTGGAGGTCACTGGAGAGATGGACGATGCCACAGTGAC GGCCATGAGAAGGCCTCGCTGTGGAGTCCCAGACAAATCTTTTGGGCAGACTGAGAACGGTATGAGGCGGAAACGATACACTCTCACTGACCAGAAGTGGGACAAGAACCATCTGACCTACAG CATTATGAATACTACCCCAAAGGTGGGTGAGGAGCGGACACGAGAAGCCATCCGCAAGGCCTTTTTGGTGTGGGAGCATGTGACACCACTGAGCTTCGAAGAAATCGCCTTCCAAGACGTCACCAACAGCAGCCAGGACGCGCTAGATATCATGCTGTTGTTTGCCTCTGGTTTCCATGGAGACATGTCTCTGTTTGACGGCGAAGGGGGATCCCTGGCTCATGCCTACTACCCAGGGCCCGGGATGGGCGGAGACACACACTTTGACGCAGACGAACCGTGGACCCTTGACAACCATAATCCATCAG GTATTGACCTATTCCTGGTTGCGGTGCATGAGCTGGGCCATGCTCTGGGCCTGGAGCACTCTGACAACCCCAGTGCCATCATGGCTCCCCTCTACCAGTACATGGACACAAAGACCTTCTCACTCCCGGACGATGACAGGAGTGGAATACAGAAGATATATG GGCCTCCAGACGATGCTCCCACTCaggacccccccaccaccaccagtgaTGACACCGCGCCTCACCAAGACCCCACCACCACTGCTCCTCCAGATCTAAACCCCACCACCCCCCCTTATAGTTCTCTCCAGACAGACTCCCCCAGCCCCACCTATGACCCTGACACCCCAGACCAACCAGAACCTGAACCAGATCCCACCGACGCACCTCACCTCCCTCCAATACCTGACCCAGAGCCCACCATCCCCTGGCCCGACCCTGTGCCGGTGACCCCCTACATCAGGAGAGATGAGCCTCGTCGCCCTGTGCAGCCAGATCACACCGCCCTGGACATCTGTGATGGGGACTTTGATACGGTCACCATGCTGCGAGGGGAGATGTTCGTCTTCAAG GGTCGCTGGTTCTGGAGAGTTAGAAGGAACCATGTTCTGGACAACTACCCAATGCCCATTTCTGTCTTCTGGGTTGGACTACCTGATGATATAGACTCTGGCTATGAACGGCACGACGGGAAATTTGTCTTTTTCAAAG GGGACAGGTACTGGGTGTTCAGGGAGGCTGACGTGGTGCCTGGTTATCCCCAGCCCCTGGTAGAGTATGGTCAGGGCATCCCCTCAGACAGGATCGACACAGCCATCTGGTGGGAGCCCACCGGCTACACATACTTcttcagaggagacag ATACTGGCGTTTTGATGAAGAGTCCCGCACCGGTGACAGAGACTACCCTAAACCTGTCTCCAGGTGGGGCAAGGTCCCATCCTCTCCTAAAGGAGCCTTCCTCAGCGACGATGGCG CTTACACCTACTTCTACAAGGGCTCCAAGTACTGGCGGTTTGATAACCAGAAAATGAAAGGTGACCCAGGCTATCCTAGATCCATCCTTAAAGACTTTATGGGCTGTGAGGGAGCACCGGATGTGGACCCTGATACAGATGACACAGTAACGGGCCGCAAGTGGCCCACAGTCGACCAACCAAAACCACAACCACCAATTGGCTCCGACCCGGATGATGTGGACCGTGACACAGATACGGATTACACCAACGATGTGGATTATGAACCTGATGCAGAGGACAAAGAGGTGGATGTGGTGGTGAGGATGGCTGAGAACGAGGCCAAGGTTATGACCCTGATCATGGTGACCGTGCCCCTGGTCCTGGTGCTGTGCATCCTACTATTGGTCTATGCTATTATCAACACCCTGCAGAAGAAAGAGGCACCCAGACTTTTGGTCCATTGCAAACGATCCCTGCAAGAGTGGGTTTGA